A section of the Amycolatopsis sp. AA4 genome encodes:
- a CDS encoding DUF4153 domain-containing protein → MSQQIQQHPAHAVPPWVVRVVRQPGPRPLFERAESAVPAGAKPAALAVAVAGAVVVPVDRPGIGWVLALLIATAVFLACARRFGTRNGTRRWRQAAWALLAIALLAVGAVRAAEWLFALCALAAAVAASLAVVGKRTVHGTTYDVLAVPLEAFRAVPWLFRRGPRSGRRQGRVLGAVLLSGLVLVVFLPLLISADPRFAQFVGDLVPEVRPVSVVQGALVFAVGFAAMAAVFLIASDPLPEKENQPTTFGERLSWTSLLGTLSVLFTAYVGVQATALFGGTGYVLRTDGLTSADYARGGFWQLCACTVLTLGIVAAALRWAPKTTRADRTVLRVLLGALTVLSLVVVLSALSRMWTYQQAYGFTVLRLLVEVCEIWLGVVFVLIGATLGTLRAGWLPRAAIATAALALLGLAAVNPEAAITTANLDRAAEGKPLDIRYLSRFSADVAPVVAERRPDAACLLRPLAGSLPDDPWPAWNLSRSRAREIVQAKPCA, encoded by the coding sequence ATGTCCCAGCAGATCCAGCAGCACCCCGCCCATGCCGTTCCGCCCTGGGTCGTGCGGGTCGTCCGGCAGCCGGGGCCGCGGCCGTTGTTCGAGCGGGCCGAATCCGCGGTGCCTGCCGGGGCGAAACCGGCCGCGCTGGCGGTCGCGGTCGCAGGGGCGGTCGTCGTGCCGGTGGACCGGCCCGGGATCGGCTGGGTGCTGGCTCTGCTGATCGCGACCGCGGTGTTCTTGGCGTGCGCGCGGCGGTTCGGCACGAGAAACGGAACGAGGCGGTGGCGGCAGGCAGCGTGGGCGCTGCTGGCGATCGCGCTGCTCGCGGTCGGAGCCGTGCGGGCGGCGGAATGGCTGTTCGCCTTGTGCGCGCTCGCGGCGGCAGTCGCGGCGTCGCTCGCGGTCGTCGGCAAGCGGACTGTGCACGGCACGACGTACGACGTTCTCGCCGTCCCGCTCGAAGCGTTCCGCGCGGTGCCGTGGCTGTTCCGCCGGGGTCCCCGTTCCGGTCGGCGGCAGGGACGGGTCCTCGGGGCGGTTCTGCTGTCCGGGCTGGTCCTCGTGGTGTTCTTGCCGTTGCTGATCAGCGCGGATCCGCGGTTCGCGCAGTTCGTCGGCGACCTCGTTCCGGAAGTGCGTCCCGTTTCGGTCGTCCAAGGCGCGCTGGTGTTCGCCGTGGGTTTCGCGGCGATGGCGGCCGTCTTCCTGATCGCTTCGGATCCCTTGCCTGAGAAGGAAAACCAGCCAACGACGTTCGGCGAGCGGCTGTCGTGGACGTCCCTGCTCGGCACCTTGTCCGTGCTGTTCACCGCGTACGTCGGCGTGCAGGCGACCGCTCTGTTCGGCGGCACGGGCTACGTCCTCCGCACCGACGGCCTCACCTCGGCGGACTACGCGCGCGGCGGTTTCTGGCAACTCTGCGCCTGCACCGTGCTGACCCTCGGCATCGTCGCCGCGGCACTGCGCTGGGCACCGAAAACCACCCGCGCCGACCGGACGGTGTTGCGGGTGCTGCTCGGCGCGCTCACCGTGCTGAGCCTGGTCGTCGTGCTGTCCGCGTTGAGTCGCATGTGGACATACCAGCAGGCCTACGGATTCACCGTGCTGCGCCTGCTGGTGGAGGTGTGCGAGATCTGGCTGGGCGTGGTGTTCGTCCTGATCGGAGCGACGCTCGGCACGCTCCGTGCGGGCTGGCTGCCGCGGGCGGCGATCGCGACCGCCGCGCTGGCACTGCTGGGATTGGCCGCGGTGAACCCGGAAGCGGCGATCACGACCGCCAACCTGGACCGGGCGGCGGAAGGCAAGCCGCTCGACATCCGCTACTTGAGCCGGTTCTCCGCCGATGTGGCCCCAGTCGTAGCGGAACGCCGTCCCGACGCGGCTTGCCTGTTGCGTCCGCTCGCCGGTTCCCTGCCCGACGACCCGTGGCCTGCCTGGAATTTGAGCCGTTCGCGGGCCAGGGAGATCGTCCAGGCGAAGCCGTGCGCGTGA
- a CDS encoding SSI family serine proteinase inhibitor, translating to MVFSSFAPVAAALLGFGGLAAPHVPESMLQLTLHETSGRVTSATLTCDPTGGTHRHRDTACATLKAVDGDFSRIAPHRQKCTMIYSPVDVTALGSWRGTPVTYRATYPNKCAADSQSNGVFAL from the coding sequence ATGGTGTTCTCTTCCTTCGCTCCGGTCGCAGCTGCCCTGCTCGGGTTCGGCGGCCTGGCCGCGCCGCACGTCCCGGAGTCCATGCTGCAGCTGACCCTGCACGAGACCTCCGGGCGCGTCACGAGCGCGACCCTGACCTGCGACCCCACCGGCGGCACGCACCGCCACCGCGACACCGCCTGCGCGACCCTCAAGGCGGTCGACGGCGATTTCTCCCGCATCGCGCCGCACCGGCAGAAGTGCACGATGATCTACTCGCCGGTGGACGTCACGGCGCTGGGCAGCTGGCGCGGCACGCCGGTGACGTACCGGGCGACGTACCCGAACAAATGCGCGGCGGACAGCCAGTCCAACGGGGTGTTCGCGCTCTAG
- a CDS encoding PucR family transcriptional regulator: MYPTVAEALALPVLRQGCPRVVAGSTGLERRVRWAHAAEVADIAHLLRGGELVLTTGVALPDDDAALTRYVADLAEVGVAGLVVELVRHWNDRLPRALVTAAEQRGLPLVTLSRETRYVAVTEAVNGMIVDAQLAELRAAERVHETFTSLTVAGAEPSAVLAEVARLTEQPVVLETLEHEVLAYDTAGTDPGELLIGWPARSRVVQVGERTGYHSAAGWLVTVVGARGHDWGRLVLVCAEPPPHRYQVVAERAASALAVHRLVARDSDTLERQAHRAVLTELLNSPAPTAEILARSSALAVPLTGRQLVGLAVRPRITATARPTLSTPPLLRELAEATALATRRAKVSALVSTDETAVRALLALSPEANADAVLERLATDIHDARTSAPAALGVGTTVTGPAEAHRTLVEAAHVAAAALDEDDGQPLHRLKDVRLRGLLHLLADDERVHAFAARELGPLLERDAASGSRLVPALRHYCAHGGNKSAAAVAAHTSRTAYYQQLARIEQVLGVRLEDPESMLSLYVALLAHDLGAATRPSEENPPGRGAQ; this comes from the coding sequence ATGTACCCGACCGTCGCCGAGGCGCTCGCGTTGCCGGTGCTGCGCCAGGGGTGCCCGCGCGTGGTCGCGGGCAGCACCGGGCTCGAACGGCGGGTGCGCTGGGCGCACGCGGCCGAGGTCGCCGACATCGCGCACCTGCTGCGCGGCGGGGAACTGGTGCTCACCACCGGCGTCGCACTCCCGGACGACGACGCGGCGCTGACCCGGTACGTCGCCGATCTCGCTGAGGTGGGCGTCGCGGGTCTGGTGGTCGAGCTGGTGCGGCACTGGAACGACCGGCTGCCGCGCGCCCTCGTTACGGCGGCCGAGCAACGCGGGCTGCCGCTGGTGACGCTGTCCCGCGAGACGCGCTATGTCGCGGTGACCGAGGCAGTGAACGGAATGATCGTGGACGCGCAGCTCGCCGAGCTCCGGGCGGCGGAACGGGTGCACGAAACGTTCACGTCGCTGACCGTCGCCGGTGCCGAGCCATCCGCGGTGCTGGCCGAGGTGGCGCGGCTGACCGAACAGCCGGTCGTGCTGGAAACGCTGGAACACGAAGTCCTCGCCTACGACACGGCAGGCACGGATCCGGGCGAGCTGCTGATCGGCTGGCCAGCGCGGTCGCGGGTGGTGCAGGTCGGCGAGCGCACCGGGTACCACTCGGCAGCGGGCTGGCTGGTCACCGTCGTCGGCGCGCGTGGGCACGACTGGGGACGGCTGGTGCTGGTGTGCGCCGAACCGCCGCCGCATCGGTATCAGGTGGTCGCCGAACGGGCTGCGTCCGCGCTCGCGGTGCACCGTCTCGTCGCGCGCGACTCCGACACTCTCGAACGGCAAGCACACCGCGCGGTGTTGACCGAACTGCTGAATTCGCCCGCGCCGACCGCGGAAATCCTCGCGCGCTCTTCCGCGCTCGCCGTGCCGTTGACCGGACGACAGTTGGTCGGCCTCGCGGTACGGCCGCGTATTACCGCCACGGCGCGGCCAACGCTGTCCACGCCGCCGCTGCTGCGCGAACTGGCCGAAGCGACCGCGCTCGCGACGCGACGCGCGAAGGTGTCCGCGCTGGTCTCGACCGACGAAACCGCCGTACGCGCGCTTCTCGCGCTCTCGCCGGAAGCCAACGCCGACGCCGTACTCGAGCGCTTAGCCACCGACATCCACGACGCGCGCACATCCGCGCCAGCCGCGCTTGGCGTCGGCACGACTGTCACAGGCCCCGCTGAAGCGCACCGTACTTTGGTCGAAGCAGCACATGTCGCTGCCGCTGCTCTCGACGAGGACGACGGACAGCCGTTGCACCGTCTCAAAGATGTTCGGCTACGCGGCCTGCTGCACCTTCTCGCCGACGACGAGCGCGTACACGCCTTCGCCGCTCGAGAATTAGGCCCGCTGTTGGAACGCGACGCCGCCTCCGGCAGTCGCCTCGTCCCGGCCTTGCGGCACTACTGCGCACACGGCGGCAACAAGTCCGCCGCGGCCGTCGCCGCCCACACTTCGCGGACGGCGTACTACCAGCAGCTCGCCCGGATCGAACAGGTGCTGGGAGTGCGATTGGAAGATCCGGAGTCGATGTTGTCGCTGTACGTGGCATTGCTCGCGCACGACCTCGGCGCCGCCACCCGTCCGAGCGAGGAAAACCCACCCGGACGAGGAGCACAGTGA
- a CDS encoding CoA-acylating methylmalonate-semialdehyde dehydrogenase yields MTDRISHWIDGKPVVGSGRTGDVYDPATGQVSAQVDFAGPAEVDQAVAAAAAALPGWRGTSLAGRTRVLFAFRELLQARKDELAKIVTSEHGKVESDAAGEVARAIENVEYACGAAQLLKGGFSENASTGVDVYSIAQPLGVVGVISPFNFPAMVPLWFVPNALACGNTVVLKPSEKDPSAALFIAELLAEAGLPSGAFNVLQGDKVAVDGLLAHPDVKAVSFVGSTPIARYVYETGTNHGKRVQALGGAKNHMVVLPDADLDLAADAAVSAGFGSAGERCMAVSVVVAVEPIADELVAKIADRMRKLRVGDGRKPSSEMGPLVTRAHHERVSSYVDTGVAEGAELVMDGRGVEADGAGEGFWLGPTLFDRVTPSMAVYTDEIFGPVLSVARTTSFDDALALINANPYGNGTAIFTADGRAARRFQNEVEVGMVGVNVPIPVPVGYYSFGGWKDSLFGDTHAYGPEGFHFFTRTKVVTSRWPDTSHAGVNLGFPKNS; encoded by the coding sequence GTGACCGACCGCATCAGCCATTGGATCGACGGCAAGCCGGTCGTCGGCTCCGGACGCACCGGCGACGTGTACGACCCGGCCACCGGCCAGGTCAGCGCGCAGGTGGACTTCGCCGGACCGGCCGAGGTGGACCAGGCCGTGGCCGCCGCGGCCGCCGCGCTGCCGGGCTGGCGGGGCACGTCGCTCGCCGGGCGCACGCGCGTGCTGTTCGCCTTCCGCGAGCTGCTTCAGGCGCGCAAGGACGAGCTGGCGAAGATCGTGACGAGCGAGCACGGGAAGGTCGAATCGGACGCCGCGGGCGAGGTCGCGCGCGCGATCGAGAACGTCGAATACGCGTGCGGCGCGGCGCAGCTGCTCAAGGGCGGGTTCAGCGAGAACGCTTCCACGGGCGTCGACGTCTACTCGATCGCGCAGCCGCTGGGCGTGGTCGGCGTGATCTCGCCGTTCAACTTCCCCGCGATGGTGCCGCTCTGGTTCGTGCCGAACGCGCTGGCGTGCGGCAACACCGTCGTGCTCAAGCCGAGCGAGAAGGACCCGTCCGCCGCGTTGTTCATCGCGGAGCTGCTCGCCGAAGCGGGCCTGCCGTCCGGTGCATTCAACGTGCTGCAGGGCGACAAAGTCGCGGTCGACGGGCTTCTCGCGCACCCGGACGTCAAGGCGGTCTCCTTCGTCGGCTCGACCCCGATCGCCCGCTACGTCTACGAAACCGGCACCAACCACGGCAAGCGAGTGCAGGCGCTCGGCGGGGCGAAGAACCACATGGTCGTGCTCCCGGACGCCGACCTCGACCTGGCCGCGGACGCCGCCGTGTCCGCCGGTTTCGGCTCGGCGGGGGAGCGGTGCATGGCGGTTTCGGTGGTGGTCGCCGTCGAGCCGATCGCGGACGAGCTGGTGGCCAAGATCGCCGACCGGATGCGGAAACTGCGCGTCGGGGACGGCCGCAAGCCGTCGTCGGAGATGGGTCCGCTGGTGACCCGGGCGCACCACGAGAGAGTTTCGTCCTATGTGGACACCGGCGTGGCCGAAGGCGCGGAACTCGTGATGGACGGCCGGGGCGTGGAAGCGGACGGCGCGGGCGAGGGATTCTGGCTCGGTCCCACGCTTTTCGACCGCGTGACGCCCAGTATGGCGGTCTACACCGACGAAATCTTCGGGCCGGTGCTGTCCGTCGCGCGCACGACGAGCTTCGACGACGCGCTCGCGCTCATCAACGCCAACCCCTACGGCAACGGAACGGCCATCTTCACCGCCGACGGACGGGCGGCGCGCCGCTTCCAGAACGAGGTGGAAGTGGGCATGGTGGGCGTGAACGTGCCCATCCCGGTCCCGGTCGGCTACTACTCCTTCGGCGGCTGGAAGGACTCCCTGTTCGGCGACACGCACGCCTACGGGCCGGAGGGATTCCACTTCTTCACGCGGACGAAGGTGGTCACGTCCCGCTGGCCGGACACCTCGCACGCCGGGGTGAACCTGGGGTTCCCGAAGAACTCCTGA
- a CDS encoding type VII secretion target — MTGPHVDLPSLREHKSEVENIAAGVHTAAQATDSGQSFGDDAFGIVGQVFAMPLQLWMSSATSFVKDLGGEGDEIANLLQQAHDHYDAHEQQTVGHINGLGKELPE, encoded by the coding sequence ATGACCGGACCTCACGTCGACCTTCCGTCGCTGCGCGAGCACAAGAGCGAGGTCGAGAACATCGCGGCGGGCGTGCACACCGCGGCGCAGGCCACCGACTCCGGCCAGTCGTTCGGCGACGACGCGTTCGGCATCGTCGGCCAGGTGTTCGCGATGCCGCTGCAGCTGTGGATGTCGAGCGCGACCTCGTTCGTGAAGGACCTGGGAGGCGAAGGCGACGAGATCGCGAACCTGCTGCAACAGGCCCACGACCACTACGACGCGCACGAGCAACAGACTGTCGGCCACATCAACGGCCTCGGCAAGGAGCTGCCGGAATGA